The Cylindrospermum stagnale PCC 7417 genome segment CCGGTAACTTATACTGCCCAACGATCCGTTTAGCAAACTCCGGAACGTGCGCCTCTAATTTCTCTGGATGATTCCGCTTCACATACAAGTAATTCCGTGTGAAGTGGGAATCGATGGAAAACCGCGCATATTCTAAACCTTTAGGGCCGATTCTCTCAATCACTACACCCATGAGTTTTGCTGCCCACATTGGCAAGGTAACACCTTTATCATAAGCAGGAATACTTTGCTGTACAGCTTCTTTGCGGTTCCCTTGGGACATCACCGGCTGGGTGTCTAATTGGTCTTGCACCAAGTCCAGCATTTCTTTGCCTGTATCATTTCTAACTACAATCCATTGCCAGCGGAAGGGTGCGCCCATGTAGCCAACAACTAAATCTGCTAAGGAGTTGACGTAATCAAAGCAACTCATGCAGGAGGGGGCGAAAACGTCTTTGAGTTGGTTGGTTTTCAAGCCGAAGAAGGGTACAGTTTCGGTTGAGCCGTCTTCATGCTTGAAATGCACCCGAAAGTCTTGCATGAACTCATAACTTACCACTGTGTCAGGCGATCGGCTGGTGGTGTCTAAGAATTTTTGCAGTCCGGCGCGGGTAACGTTATCTACGCAGGGCGTACCTAAAACATACAGCTTTTCTAAACCAAGTTGTTTTTCTACAGCGCGTAATGCTTGGATTTGGCAACCGACACCAATGACTAATAACCGCTTCATTCCCGATTTTTCTATCTGTTCTAATACGGAAAGGTTGGGGGAAAGGGTGGGTTTATTTACTCGTGCTGCTAGTATTTCTTCGGGGGTACGGGCGATAATTGGCATGGGTTGAAAGCGGTCTTCTTTGGTGTTTTGCACGCAGACGACACCTTCAACTAAGCCACGATTTAGCATTTCAATGGCAATGCTGCTAACAATACCTGTCCATTGTGCGCCTTCGATGGGTTCTTGTTTCCGCGCCGCCATCATGTCTTGATGAACACCAAAGTATACTTCATTTTCGTCTTCGAGGTTGCGGGGGCGGTTGTGGGTTTGGGTTTCTAGTTCGCCGATTTGCTGATTTATAAAGGCGCAGGCTTCCTTGACATAGTGGATATAATATGTATCGCACAGTCCGCACTCGCTACAGAGTTCTTTGGCTGGACGGCGGCTTGTGGGTTTTAAGGCTTTGGCTTTTTTATGTTTGTTGGAGTCTATGGAAGTCATAATAATTCGTTTTATGCTGACGGCGCTTTTATAACAATACCTTTACAGGTTATACAGTTAACCATAGAGATTGAACAAGAAGAGGATGGGCGGTTTATTGCTGAGGTGATTGATTTTCCTGGTGTGTTGGCTTATGGAAACACAAGACAAGAAGCTGTGGCTAGGGTTTAAGCTTTGGCTTTGCGTGTTTTGGCTGATAAACTGGAAGATAATGACATGCAAAGGAACTATCTGTTGTGCAAAATAATCTCAGTATTAACGGCGTACCTGTACAAAGCGTATATAGCGACTATAAGGAAGGAAAATACATTGTCAATAGACGATACCAAAGGAAGCTTATTTGGACTTTAACTCAAAAACAGAATTTTATTGATTCACTTTTAAATCAGTATCCAGTACCTCTGTTTCTTGGGGTTAGTGTTGAAGACTCTATAAAAGGAACCTGCTTTGAAATATTAGACGGTATGCAAAGATTAGAAGCAATAACATCTTTTATAGAAGGTAATTTTTCTATTCGAGAAAAGTTTTTTGATTTAGCTGTTGTTGCAGAGACCAATCGTTTATTAAATGAAGGTAAATTGACACAGAAAAAACCAAAGCTAGAGTTTGAAGAATGCAAGAAAATATTGAATTATAGGCTACCTGTATCTACATATGCATATACATCAAATAAAAATATTGATGAGACATTTAGGCGCATAAATACAGGTGGAGTAAGGCTTTCAAGGCAAGAAGTACGGCAAGCAGGTTCAATATCTGAATTCTCTCAACTTGTAAGAAAGTGTGCAGAATACATTCGGAAAGATGATGCCCATAAAGATATAGTTGAGTTAGATAAAATGCGATTAATTAGCCTGACTAACAAGGATTTAGACTATGGGATAAAGATAGAAGATACTTTTTGGGCTAAAAACCGGATTTTAACTACTGGTAATATTTTAGAATCAAGGGATGAAGAACTTATATCTCATATTCTTCTTTATATTATTTTGAGAAATTATGCTCAGACAACATCAGTTTTTTTGGATAGAGTTTATTCAGAAAATACGAAGGATTATATCAAATGCATTTCTGCTCTAGAAAAAGTTGGTTTTGAGAAAATATATAAGCAATTTTGCTTTGTCTATGACGAATTGTGTAACACAATTAATCAATTTGATGGCAGTTTCGCCAACCATATTTACAATAATAACAAATTCACACAAGTTCAAAACGCCTATCAAGTTATCTTCCTTGCTTTTTTTAAGCTTTTATTAGATAAAAATAGAAAAATACAGCACTACCATAATTTAGCCAAGTTAATGAAAGGAGTTGCAACTCAATGTATGGGTAAACTTGAATCAAATAGCAAATGGAAATTGGAAGATAGAATTCAGATGATTAATGCTGTTTGTGGAGTTATAGAAAATCAGTTTATACCGCGTGAAGGGGCAGATCCCACGCTTGTATCTTGGGTTGAAAATCTTGAGAATATTTTAAATCAATCGAGCACTGAAAATATTTGCTACGATTTTAAAATCGGACTTCATTCACTTGAAGGAGATACTAGTTTTAATAAAAAACTAGTTTCTAAAATTGTCAAAACTCTTACAGCTATGGCTAATTCACATGCTGGTGAGAATTATATAATTTTGGGAGTTGCCGATAAGGAAGATGATGCTAAAAAACATGAGGAAAAATATGGCATCGCTGCTAGACAATACAGTAGTTTCTACATTACTGGAATTGGTAGTGAAGCTGAGGAGTACCATAAAGATATTGATGCCTATCAGCAAAAACTTCAACAGACATTAGATAAAGAACCAATAGATGAAGAAACAAAAAGACTTATCCAGCGCAATGTATTTTTTTCAAAATACCATGATAAAGATTTTGTTGTCATGAAAATTATACGTGGAGAACAACCCATCGCATATAATGGAGAAATTTTTGTTAGAAAGATAGCAAATACAGATCCCTCACCAATTGATAAAAAAGACATATATAAGTTCTATATAGAATTCTCAGAACAATCGAAAAGATATCCTTACAACTAATCTATTCTTACAAAGAGTAATTATGCCCAGTGAAACTGTTACACTGCAAATACCTGAAATTATCTATCAACGGTTAGTCAATACTGCTCATGCTACTCAGCGCCCTTTAGAGGAAGTCATGCTTCATGCTTTACAAGTAGGTAGTCCACCA includes the following:
- a CDS encoding Coenzyme F420 hydrogenase/dehydrogenase, beta subunit C-terminal domain; this encodes MTSIDSNKHKKAKALKPTSRRPAKELCSECGLCDTYYIHYVKEACAFINQQIGELETQTHNRPRNLEDENEVYFGVHQDMMAARKQEPIEGAQWTGIVSSIAIEMLNRGLVEGVVCVQNTKEDRFQPMPIIARTPEEILAARVNKPTLSPNLSVLEQIEKSGMKRLLVIGVGCQIQALRAVEKQLGLEKLYVLGTPCVDNVTRAGLQKFLDTTSRSPDTVVSYEFMQDFRVHFKHEDGSTETVPFFGLKTNQLKDVFAPSCMSCFDYVNSLADLVVGYMGAPFRWQWIVVRNDTGKEMLDLVQDQLDTQPVMSQGNRKEAVQQSIPAYDKGVTLPMWAAKLMGVVIERIGPKGLEYARFSIDSHFTRNYLYVKRNHPEKLEAHVPEFAKRIVGQYKLPD
- a CDS encoding type II toxin-antitoxin system HicB family antitoxin, whose amino-acid sequence is MFVGVYGSHNNSFYADGAFITIPLQVIQLTIEIEQEEDGRFIAEVIDFPGVLAYGNTRQEAVARV
- a CDS encoding GmrSD restriction endonuclease domain-containing protein, encoding MQNNLSINGVPVQSVYSDYKEGKYIVNRRYQRKLIWTLTQKQNFIDSLLNQYPVPLFLGVSVEDSIKGTCFEILDGMQRLEAITSFIEGNFSIREKFFDLAVVAETNRLLNEGKLTQKKPKLEFEECKKILNYRLPVSTYAYTSNKNIDETFRRINTGGVRLSRQEVRQAGSISEFSQLVRKCAEYIRKDDAHKDIVELDKMRLISLTNKDLDYGIKIEDTFWAKNRILTTGNILESRDEELISHILLYIILRNYAQTTSVFLDRVYSENTKDYIKCISALEKVGFEKIYKQFCFVYDELCNTINQFDGSFANHIYNNNKFTQVQNAYQVIFLAFFKLLLDKNRKIQHYHNLAKLMKGVATQCMGKLESNSKWKLEDRIQMINAVCGVIENQFIPREGADPTLVSWVENLENILNQSSTENICYDFKIGLHSLEGDTSFNKKLVSKIVKTLTAMANSHAGENYIILGVADKEDDAKKHEEKYGIAARQYSSFYITGIGSEAEEYHKDIDAYQQKLQQTLDKEPIDEETKRLIQRNVFFSKYHDKDFVVMKIIRGEQPIAYNGEIFVRKIANTDPSPIDKKDIYKFYIEFSEQSKRYPYN